The following are encoded together in the Brassica napus cultivar Da-Ae chromosome A9, Da-Ae, whole genome shotgun sequence genome:
- the LOC125578043 gene encoding uncharacterized protein LOC125578043: MGRRKQVLDAAVSDFRSLGIQIRCKKPIFTASQLEQIAEILVWLLLDRGLQGLSLLLQESLISVNESFKEEEWVSSCKNIANSLASRVPRDMNCLRIVESVAGVDARSKHLRSTIANQMLVVLLEHKEKSCNLFRKYMMLVLSENWLLSSKLVEEKPVLRDMWAVFLRNCFCQINSTDLRPFASKVRTKASYLLQGCRSD, from the exons ATGGGACGCAGGAAACAAGTCCTCGACGCCGCCGTCTCTGATTTCCGATCTCTCGGGATTCAG ATTAG ATGTAAAAAGCCTATTTTCACCGCATCTCAACTTGAGCAAATAGCTGAAATCCTTGTTTGGCTGCTCTTAGATCGTGGTCTTCAAGGTCTCTCGCTTCTCCTACAAGAGAGCTTGATATCTGTTAATGAATCCTTCAAAGAGGAAGAATGGGTTTCAAGCTGCAAAAACATAGCAAACTCTCTTGCTTCCAG AGTGCCTCGAGACATGAACTGTTTGAGGATAGTGGAATCCGTAGCAGGTGTTGATGCTCGAAGCAAGCATTTGAGAAGTACCATCGCTAATCAAATGCTTGTTGTTTTACTTGAACATAAG GAGAAGAGTTGCAACCTCTTCAGAAAGTACATGATGTTGGTTTTGTCAGAGAACTGGCTATTGTCAAGTAAGTTGGTTGAGGAAAAGCCAGTACTGAGAGACATGTGGGCTGTGTTTCTCAGAAACTGTTTTTGTCAGATCAATAGCACCGATCTTCGGCCTTTTGCATCAAAA GTTCGTACCAAAGCGTCATATCTTCTTCAAGGATGCAGAAGCGATTGA
- the LOC106450232 gene encoding heme oxygenase 4, chloroplastic, whose protein sequence is MTTVRFTVTFRFPASPRLDCESYAGLKARTARVSYPLTIATRRHHLVQIANEDRTLVVRAAAGEIPNKRYPGEPKGFVEEMRSVAMKMHPRTQSKEGKRESTAPQDSPVATWEFTVEGYLKFLVENKLVFDTLEGIIHDSTVPTYAAFKNTGLERANNLAKDLEWFKEQGYELPEPKAHCKTYSLYLKDIAENDPPAFICHFYNIYFGHSAGGGRMIGSKVSERILDNKKLEFYKWDGDISELLTNLSEELNKVSELWTREEKNHCLEETEKAFKCYGHLLRSLVSPDL, encoded by the exons ATGACTACAGTAAGATTTACTGTAACTTTCCGCTTCCCTGCGAGTCCAAGACTCGACTGCGAGAGCTATGCTGGTCTGAAAGCTAGGACGGCGAGGGTTAGCTATCCCCTAACCATAGCCACTCGTCGACACCATCTTGTCCAAATAGCAAACGAAGATCGGACTTTGGTGGTGAGAGCTGCAGCTGGGGAGATACCTAACAAAAGGTACCCAGGAGAACCGAAGGGGTTTGTAGAGGAGATGAGGTCCGTAGCGATGAAAATGCACCCGAGAACCCAGtcaaaagaaggaaaaagagaGTCCACAGCTCCCCAAGACAGTCCTGTGGCGACGTGGGAGTTCACAGTGGAAGGGTACTTGAAGTTTCTCGTGGAAAATAAACTTGTGTTCGACACTCTTGAAGGGATTATTCACGACTCTACCGTCCCAACTT ATGCTGCATTCAAAAACACAGGATTGGAAAGGGCAAATAATTTGGCCAAAGATTTGGAGTGGTTCAAGGAACAAGGTTACGAGCTTCCTGAGCCAAAGGCTCATTGTAAAACATATTCTCTGTATCTAAAGGATATAGCAGAGAATGATCCACCAGCATTCATCTGTCATTTCTACAACATCTACTTCGGACATAGCGCTGGTGGTGGTCGAATGATTGGGTCAAAG GTATCTGAGAGGATACTCGACAATAAAAAACTCGAATTCTATAAATGGGACGGCGACATTTCCGAATTGTTGACGAACCTGAGTGAAGAATTGAACAAAGTCTCTGAG TTGTGgacgagagaagagaagaatcaTTGTTTAGAAGAGACAGAGAAAGCGTTCAAGTGTTATGGGCACCTTCTTCGTTCCTTGGTCTCCCCTGATTTGTAA
- the LOC106450231 gene encoding cytosolic sulfotransferase 18 yields MGLLTVTDTTLPNQEETVTESTEFERNQKRYQELIATFPHEKGWRPKNPLIQYGGHWLMQPRAEGCMYAQEFFQARPSDLLLCSYPKTGTTWLKALTFAIRNRSHFNDSTNPLLKRNPHELVPYIEIEFAFFPHIDVINNKENTLFATHLPHGLLPESVSRSSCKMVYIWRDPKDTFISMWIFYKKQKTQDGPLNSLEESFDMFCRGLSSNGPYLDHVLTYWKAYQENPDQIFFLKYEKMRADPLLYVKRLAEFMGYGFTAEEEKEGIVDKVVNLCSFDTLKNLEPNQGEKNMENRPSSFANSAFFRKGEIGDWQNYLTREMAARIDGLMVEKLKGSGLLEW; encoded by the coding sequence ATGGGGTTATTAACTGTAACCGACACTACCTTACCCAACCAGGAAGAGACCGTGACAGAGTCAACAGAGTTCGAGAGGAATCAAAAACGGTACCAAGAACTCATCGCTACCTTTCCTCACGAGAAAGGCTGGAGACCAAAAAATCCCTTGATCCAGTACGGTGGTCACTGGCTAATGCAGCCTCGCGCTGAAGGATGCATGTACGCGCAAGAGTTCTTCCAAGCACGACCTAGTGACTTACTCCTCTGTAGCTACCCAAAGACAGGTACCACTTGGCTCAAAGCCCTCACTTTTGCTATCCGCAACCGATCTCATTTCAACGATTCCACAAACCCTCTCTTAAAACGTAATCCTCACGAGCTTGTTCCTTATATTGAGATCGAATTCGCTTTCTTCCCTCACATTGATGTTATCAATAACAAAGAGAACACTCTGTTTGCCACTCATCTCCCGCACGGATTATTACCCGAGTCGGTTTCAAGATCTAGTTGTAAAATGGTTTACATCTGGAGAGACCCTAAAGACACTTTCATCTCCATGTGGATTTTCTATAAGAAGCAAAAGACACAGGATGGCCCTCTCAATAGTCTTGAGGAGTCTTTTGATATGTTCTGTCGAGGTTTATCTAGCAACGGTCCTTATCTAGATCATGTCTTGACGTACTGGAAAGCTTACCAAGAGAATCCAGATCAAATCTTTTTCCTCAAGTATGAGAAGATGAGAGCTGATCCTTTGCTGTATGTGAAGAGACTGGCTGAGTTTATGGGTTATGGATTCACAGCTGAGGAAGAGAAGGAAGGGATTGTTGATAAAGTTGTGAATCTTTGTAGTTTCGATACGTTGAAGAATCTTGAACCCAACCAAGGGGAGAAGAATATGGAGAACCGTCCTTCTAGTTTTGCGAATAGTGCGTTTTTTAGGAAGGGTGAGATCGGAGATTGGCAAAACTACCTGACTCGGGAGATGGCAGCTCGAATCGATGGATTGATGGTAGAGAAATTGAAGGGCTCCGGTTTGCTTGAATGGTAA